The following proteins are encoded in a genomic region of Alistipes shahii WAL 8301:
- a CDS encoding FAD-dependent oxidoreductase, which produces MRFTGLKYLQLLACLGLFACGSAERYDVVIVGGGASGTAAGLQAARMGARTLIVEEFDWLGGMLTSAGVSATDGNYRLRGGIWDEFRTELARHYGCDSALMTGWVSNVLFEPSVGDSIFKRLVAREPKLTVWYRSAAETAEREKDVWRLGVRRDGRLRQVEADVLVDATELGDVARMAGVPYDVGMDSSAVTHEDIAPAEANGIVQDLTYVAVLKDYGRDVTIPRPDGYDPSLFACCCVNDLCVAPKEPHRMWSREMMITYGKLPNGKYMINWPIEGNDCYVDMIDMTPEERADAVRRAKSHTLSFVYFLQHELGFNTLGLADDEFPTDDRLPFIPYHRESRRIHGAVRFTLNDITDPYAGTLYRTAVGVGDYPVDQHHTRYSGWDDLPDLYFHPIPSYGFPLGIVIPAGFPGLLVAEKSVSVTNLVNGSTRLQPVVLQIGQATGALAALAAAAGVDPSEVAVRRVQEAVLDAGGYLLPYLDLPAGDPRFKAMQRIGVTGILKGCGANVGWENQTWFDADRTIAESELREGLREVYPSVRSSVRETPVDGALLTAMLAEALGKPAGDIAAQTERAAAGLLSGYDPARPLTRLECALLIDAVADPFHAAEVDIYGNYKRK; this is translated from the coding sequence ATGAGATTTACCGGACTGAAATATTTGCAGCTGCTGGCGTGCTTGGGGCTGTTTGCATGCGGTTCCGCCGAGCGTTACGACGTGGTGATCGTCGGCGGGGGAGCGAGCGGAACGGCGGCCGGACTGCAAGCGGCCCGCATGGGGGCGCGAACCTTGATCGTCGAGGAGTTCGACTGGCTCGGCGGCATGCTCACCTCGGCGGGCGTGAGCGCCACCGACGGCAATTACCGCCTGCGCGGCGGCATCTGGGACGAGTTCCGGACGGAACTGGCCCGGCATTACGGCTGCGATTCGGCCTTGATGACGGGGTGGGTCAGCAACGTGCTGTTCGAACCCTCGGTGGGCGACAGCATTTTCAAGCGGCTCGTCGCCAGGGAGCCGAAGCTCACCGTGTGGTACCGTTCGGCGGCCGAGACGGCCGAGCGCGAAAAGGATGTATGGCGGCTGGGTGTCCGGCGGGACGGCCGGCTCCGGCAGGTCGAGGCCGACGTGCTCGTCGATGCGACGGAGCTGGGCGACGTCGCCCGGATGGCAGGCGTCCCTTATGATGTCGGCATGGATTCGTCGGCCGTCACGCACGAGGATATTGCCCCGGCCGAAGCCAACGGCATCGTGCAGGACCTGACCTATGTCGCCGTATTGAAGGATTATGGCCGCGACGTCACGATTCCGCGGCCCGACGGGTACGATCCGTCGCTTTTTGCCTGCTGCTGCGTGAACGATCTTTGCGTCGCTCCGAAGGAGCCGCATCGCATGTGGTCCCGCGAGATGATGATCACTTACGGAAAACTGCCCAACGGCAAATACATGATCAACTGGCCGATCGAGGGCAACGATTGCTACGTGGACATGATCGACATGACGCCCGAAGAGCGGGCCGACGCCGTCCGCAGGGCCAAGAGTCATACGCTGTCATTCGTCTATTTCCTTCAGCATGAGCTGGGATTCAATACGTTGGGATTGGCCGACGACGAGTTCCCTACGGACGACCGGCTGCCGTTCATTCCCTATCACCGCGAGTCGCGGCGCATTCACGGCGCCGTGCGTTTTACGCTCAACGACATCACCGACCCCTACGCCGGAACGCTTTACCGTACGGCGGTCGGCGTGGGCGATTATCCGGTCGATCAGCATCATACCCGTTATTCGGGCTGGGACGATCTGCCCGACCTCTATTTCCATCCCATTCCCTCGTACGGTTTTCCGCTGGGCATCGTGATTCCCGCAGGATTTCCGGGGTTGCTCGTAGCCGAAAAATCGGTTTCGGTAACCAACCTCGTCAATGGCTCCACGCGCCTGCAACCCGTCGTGTTGCAGATCGGGCAGGCAACGGGAGCCTTGGCGGCGTTGGCCGCGGCGGCGGGCGTCGATCCGTCCGAAGTTGCGGTGCGCAGGGTGCAGGAGGCGGTGCTCGATGCGGGCGGCTACCTGCTGCCGTACCTCGACCTGCCGGCCGGTGATCCGCGTTTCAAGGCGATGCAGCGGATCGGCGTGACCGGAATCCTCAAGGGGTGCGGAGCCAATGTCGGCTGGGAGAACCAGACTTGGTTCGACGCCGATCGGACGATCGCGGAATCCGAACTGCGCGAAGGACTGCGTGAAGTCTATCCGTCGGTACGCTCCTCCGTTCGGGAAACGCCGGTCGACGGGGCGCTCCTGACGGCGATGCTGGCCGAAGCGCTCGGCAAGCCGGCCGGGGACATTGCGGCGCAGACGGAGCGCGCCGCCGCCGGACTGCTCTCCGGTTACGATCCGGCGCGTCCGCTCACGCGACTCGAATGCGCGCTGCTGATCGATGCGGTGGCCGATCCTTTCCATGCGGCCGAAGTCGATATTTACGGAAACTACAAACGAAAATAG
- a CDS encoding alpha amylase family protein, whose protein sequence is MKKLLTVCLLAFAAAGATGCRSAAEGVKPKLMWLDCSANWVRFSYPDSIRYYVNKCREAGMTALVLDVKGTSSEVVYPSEYAPQVREWKGFIRPDFDFVGTFVDAAHDAGLEIYGSFNTFAEGNGVFRRGLIYDGHPEWQAVNYVPGRGLMPQLEIPDKKVLFANPALSAVQDHEIAIFKEVAQKYDFDGLLLDRGRYDNIQSDFSDFSRREFEAYIGKKLDRFPEDVYAWEEDGDGGWRRIDGPYFKQWIEWRASVIYNFFKRTKEELKAVKPGLKFGAYTGAWYPSYFEVGVNWASNTYDPSQDFAWATPEYKNYGYAELLDIFTNGNYYWNVTVDEYRRSNGLHKNETDSEMSKGDHLSVEGGCRYSRRLLGGRPFFGGMYVEDYKRDTTRFKRAVEMNLRESDGLMVFDIVHIINRDWWGPLQRAVSAYEAEAKQ, encoded by the coding sequence ATGAAAAAACTGCTGACTGTATGCCTGCTGGCCTTTGCCGCGGCAGGTGCGACCGGCTGTCGGAGTGCCGCCGAGGGGGTGAAACCCAAACTGATGTGGCTCGACTGTTCGGCCAACTGGGTGCGTTTCAGTTACCCCGATTCGATCCGTTATTATGTGAACAAGTGCCGGGAGGCCGGCATGACGGCGCTGGTGCTCGACGTCAAGGGCACTTCGAGCGAAGTGGTGTATCCCAGCGAATATGCGCCGCAAGTCCGTGAGTGGAAGGGCTTTATCCGTCCCGATTTCGACTTTGTGGGAACTTTCGTCGATGCCGCGCACGATGCCGGACTGGAGATTTACGGTTCGTTCAACACCTTTGCCGAAGGCAACGGCGTATTCCGCCGCGGACTGATCTACGACGGTCATCCCGAATGGCAGGCCGTGAACTATGTTCCCGGCAGGGGATTGATGCCCCAGCTGGAGATTCCGGACAAGAAGGTGCTGTTCGCCAATCCCGCGCTTTCTGCCGTTCAGGATCACGAAATCGCCATTTTCAAGGAGGTGGCGCAGAAGTACGATTTCGACGGCCTGCTGCTCGACCGCGGCCGTTATGACAATATCCAGTCCGACTTTTCGGATTTCTCACGCAGAGAATTCGAGGCCTATATCGGGAAAAAACTGGATCGTTTTCCGGAGGATGTCTATGCGTGGGAGGAGGACGGCGACGGCGGCTGGAGACGTATCGACGGCCCTTATTTCAAACAGTGGATCGAGTGGCGCGCGTCGGTGATCTACAACTTCTTCAAACGCACCAAAGAGGAGCTGAAAGCCGTGAAGCCCGGTCTGAAATTCGGCGCTTATACGGGCGCGTGGTATCCGTCCTATTTCGAAGTGGGCGTCAATTGGGCCAGCAATACGTACGATCCTTCGCAGGACTTCGCATGGGCCACGCCCGAATATAAGAATTACGGATATGCCGAACTGCTGGACATTTTCACCAACGGCAATTATTACTGGAACGTGACCGTCGACGAGTACCGCCGCAGCAACGGCCTGCATAAGAACGAGACCGACAGCGAGATGTCGAAAGGCGACCACCTCAGCGTTGAGGGCGGATGCCGCTATTCGCGCCGTCTGCTGGGCGGCAGGCCCTTCTTCGGCGGTATGTATGTCGAAGATTACAAACGCGATACGACCCGGTTCAAGCGGGCCGTGGAGATGAATCTCCGCGAGTCCGACGGGCTGATGGTGTTCGACATCGTACATATCATCAACCGCGACTGGTGGGGACCCTTGCAGCGGGCCGTCAGCGCCTATGAAGCGGAGGCGAAGCAATGA
- a CDS encoding SGNH/GDSL hydrolase family protein — protein MNRRLIFAVLALLCAGAVSAQERTEAPAASSEVRYVGRTQTNGGDVSFDWSGTCFECRFTGGSLAMRVSDTKKNYYNLTVDGRDAGVVTTFGTDSVVVLAEKLGRGEHTVRMQKRTEGEQGRTTIHAFLLDRGRRLLPAAPAPGRHIEFIGNSLTCGYGTEGLSKDEPFKPQTENCNKAYACIIARYFGADYTLIAHSGRGAARNYGDKNATSQNTMADRVANTFDEAAEPAWDFAASPYRPDLVVINLGSNDFSTLPHPSRDEFAAAYTRILQTLRGAYGDEMPILCVAPRVSEPAFTYIRDLCQSGVVPNLHFAAILPGYCNDGSELGSSAHPNYAGHRKMAMLLIPYVSTLTGWEAEIKPIE, from the coding sequence ATGAACCGACGGCTGATTTTTGCGGTGCTGGCGCTGTTGTGCGCCGGCGCCGTTTCCGCCCAGGAGCGGACAGAGGCGCCCGCCGCGTCGTCCGAGGTGCGCTATGTCGGACGTACGCAGACAAACGGCGGCGACGTGAGTTTCGACTGGAGCGGAACCTGTTTCGAGTGTCGTTTTACGGGCGGCTCGCTGGCGATGCGCGTTTCGGATACGAAAAAGAATTACTACAATCTGACCGTCGACGGCCGCGACGCCGGTGTCGTTACAACGTTCGGGACGGATTCGGTCGTGGTGCTGGCCGAGAAGCTGGGGCGCGGCGAACATACCGTGCGGATGCAGAAACGCACCGAAGGCGAGCAGGGGCGCACGACGATCCATGCCTTCCTGCTTGACAGGGGACGGCGTCTGCTGCCTGCGGCGCCCGCGCCCGGACGGCATATCGAATTTATCGGCAATTCGCTGACCTGCGGTTACGGGACCGAGGGGCTTTCGAAAGACGAGCCGTTCAAACCTCAAACCGAGAACTGCAACAAGGCGTATGCCTGCATCATCGCCCGTTATTTCGGCGCCGACTATACGCTGATCGCCCATTCGGGACGCGGTGCGGCACGCAATTACGGCGATAAGAACGCCACTTCGCAGAATACGATGGCCGACCGCGTCGCCAATACGTTCGACGAGGCGGCGGAACCGGCGTGGGATTTCGCGGCGTCGCCGTACCGTCCCGATCTGGTCGTCATCAATCTGGGGTCGAACGACTTTTCGACCCTGCCGCATCCTTCGCGCGATGAGTTTGCGGCCGCCTATACCCGTATCCTGCAAACCCTGCGCGGCGCTTACGGCGACGAAATGCCGATCCTCTGCGTGGCGCCGCGCGTCAGCGAACCGGCCTTCACCTATATCCGCGACTTGTGTCAGTCCGGCGTCGTGCCGAACCTCCATTTCGCGGCTATCCTGCCCGGCTACTGCAACGACGGGAGCGAACTCGGATCGTCGGCCCATCCCAATTATGCGGGACATCGCAAGATGGCGATGCTGCTGATTCCCTACGTTTCGACGCTGACGGGGTGGGAGGCGGAGATCAAACCGATCGAATAG